TCGGCCAGATATTCAGCATACTCCATATCGCCAATACGGTAGAGGTTCTTAATTCTGTTTAGCCCCCCCTTAATGCTCTTGATCTCAGTTTCTACCCCTATTTCAGCGTCCATCTCTCGGCAATAGGCCAGCATCTTCTCTCTGTAGTCCTGCGGCAGCTTGAAGGCTTGAAGGTAGGCCAACATCTGGCTATCCAAGACCGATAGTCTGGCACTCGGCTGGCTGCAACCGTTGCGGTCTATCCTTTGATTACACAGCATCCGCTTTTTAGCGAATACTCTGAGATGGCCACCACAAGCGGCGCAATGGGCAACACCAGATAGGGAGTAACGATGGGCGTCACTTCTGGTGCCCTGGGGCACTGTCCGCCGTCTAGCGCGGGCTTGTTGGGCTGCCTCAAACAGTTCCGCGGGTATGATTGGGGCGTGCTTACCTTTCACCCAGCCCCTCTTGCCATCGGTGAGTTCCCCGATATAGAAGCGGTTTTCCAGTATGCCACCCACTGTATCCTTGGAGAATGGATTTGAGCCATGCGTGCCATGCGTCCTGTATCCCCTTGCATTAAGGACCTGGGCAATCGCCTTGTCTGTCTC
This genomic stretch from Chloroflexota bacterium harbors:
- a CDS encoding recombinase family protein, coding for MLGGLAQFYSDNLSQETKKGKHERKAQGLYNGLLPFGVMKGPDGVPRPHNEIWVIKDKKGNILEERKPTHEGLAMAFQLAAQGETDKAIAQVLNARGYRTHGTHGSNPFSKDTVGGILENRFYIGELTDGKRGWVKGKHAPIIPAELFEAAQQARARRRTVPQGTRSDAHRYSLSGVAHCAACGGHLRVFAKKRMLCNQRIDRNGCSQPSARLSVLDSQMLAYLQAFKLPQDYREKMLAYCREMDAEIGVETEIKSIKGGLNRIKNLYRIGDMEYAEYLAERQQLQARLARLTVTEDKPDHLGRVGQFLNSVALAWEAADQEDRNHLASELFEKVWLKDGVIQGVVPRPEMVPFFDQVYSEAVNNRLQVRPRRDSNPRSRP